A genomic window from Phoenix dactylifera cultivar Barhee BC4 unplaced genomic scaffold, palm_55x_up_171113_PBpolish2nd_filt_p 000007F, whole genome shotgun sequence includes:
- the LOC103704460 gene encoding uncharacterized protein LOC103704460 isoform X1 produces MDSKFRRRTRTATTSTALRRAAAAHHPQLYVGPSYSFLPNPNLNPKPILAHDNSASSVDPGAFRVPRGDPSAAHGDGYDGYLAHPTPISKRLWRRRRLVWIRRLTIYGDGRGEAQGFSVRHYGAALGRSSDGQAPAVSNLVKPKNWTNKVAQLASKTGVRKGLKKDSQGRPICVL; encoded by the exons ATGGATTCAAAGTTCCGCAGGCGCACCAGAACGGCCACCACCTCTACCGCTCTACGGCGGGCCGCCGCCGCGCACCACCCCCAACTCTACGTCGGCCCCTCCTACTCCTTCCTCCCAAACCCTAATCTTAACCCTAAACCGATCCTCGCGCACGATAATTCCGCCTCCTCCGTCGATCCTGGGGCCTTCCGGGTGCCGCGCGGGGACCCTTCTGCTGCGCACGGCGACGGCTACGATGGCTACCTTGCCCATCCTACCCCTATATCCAAGCGGCtttggcggcggcggcgcctgGTGTGGATTCGACGTCTTACTATTTATGGGGACGGAAGAGGGGAGGCACAGGGCTTTTCGGTTCGCCATTATGGAGCT GCCCTAGGAAGAAGTTCTGATGGGCAGGCCCCAGCAGTCTCCAACCTTGTGAAACCCAAGAACTGGACCAACAAAGTAGCACAGCTGGCATCTAAAACTGGCGTAAGGAAGGGCTTGAAAAAAGACTCCCAAGGTCGTCCAATCTGTGTACTGTGA
- the LOC103704460 gene encoding uncharacterized protein LOC103704460 isoform X2: MDSKFRRRTRTATTSTALRRAAAAHHPQLYVGPSYSFLPNPNLNPKPILAHDNSASSVDPGAFRVPRGDPSAAHGDGYDGYLAHPTPISKRLWRRRRLVWIRRLTIYGDGRGEAQGFSVRHYGAVRKAVSTKKTFENLDTKKQKLILGGVAADSAVVCMVCNVVCNSKRVLLHFL, from the exons ATGGATTCAAAGTTCCGCAGGCGCACCAGAACGGCCACCACCTCTACCGCTCTACGGCGGGCCGCCGCCGCGCACCACCCCCAACTCTACGTCGGCCCCTCCTACTCCTTCCTCCCAAACCCTAATCTTAACCCTAAACCGATCCTCGCGCACGATAATTCCGCCTCCTCCGTCGATCCTGGGGCCTTCCGGGTGCCGCGCGGGGACCCTTCTGCTGCGCACGGCGACGGCTACGATGGCTACCTTGCCCATCCTACCCCTATATCCAAGCGGCtttggcggcggcggcgcctgGTGTGGATTCGACGTCTTACTATTTATGGGGACGGAAGAGGGGAGGCACAGGGCTTTTCGGTTCGCCATTATGGAGCT GTGAGGAAGGCTGTTAGTACCAAGAAAACCTTTGAAAACTTGGATACAAAGAAGCAGAAGCTTATTCTGGGAGGTGTAGCTGCTGATTCTGCAGTAGTTTGCATGGTGTGCAACGTTGTCTGCAATAGTAAAAGGGTTTTGCTTCACTTCTTGTAG